One Actinosynnema pretiosum DNA segment encodes these proteins:
- a CDS encoding OPT family oligopeptide transporter yields the protein MSLDSSKDPATPTTGDAPEKHPRAFEPITFVIIALLSVLGAIIGLHMITTLGVSPNTSVIGALVAMVVGRFAFLGLARMRSVHRQNLAQSAISGSTFAAANSLLIPMAIPFVFGKPELVWPVFIGAGLGLAIDVWILYRGFGSSFLPAHAAWPPGVAAAETIKAGDSGGRQAKILAVSGVLGFGASFAGLPMSAAGVALIGNVWALGMFGVGLLAAQYAPVLFNVKLAALYVPHGVMIGAGLVALVQAALLLLGRRSKKSEAKDPRREGAEEKKAAAAKADGSDADLEDDPSMVDTVTIGKLRRAFSTGYLLYVGGAAILAVLAGVHSELSVPALIGWVLFAAFAAIVHEIIVGLAAMHAGWFPAFAVTLIFLIVGLFLGFPQVPLMVLVAYCAATGPAFADMGYDLKAGWLLRRAHRPYSAFELEGRRQQLLASVIGFAVAVGAVALLWQSYFTNGDVPPVSKVYADTIKAGLGDPEVLRNLLIWAVPGAIIQLIGGPKRQIGVLLATGLLVATPNAGWLVLAALALRVLWVRKRGPEGENDAALVGAGLIAGDSINSVGRIFRG from the coding sequence GTGTCCCTTGACTCCTCGAAGGACCCCGCGACACCGACCACCGGTGACGCCCCCGAGAAGCACCCCAGGGCTTTCGAGCCCATCACGTTCGTGATCATCGCCCTGCTCAGCGTGCTCGGAGCGATCATCGGCCTGCACATGATCACCACCCTGGGCGTCTCGCCCAACACCTCGGTGATCGGCGCACTGGTCGCCATGGTCGTGGGCCGCTTCGCCTTCCTCGGCCTGGCCAGGATGCGCAGCGTCCACCGCCAGAACCTCGCCCAGTCCGCGATCTCCGGCTCCACCTTCGCCGCCGCGAACTCGCTGCTGATTCCGATGGCGATCCCGTTCGTCTTCGGCAAGCCCGAGCTGGTCTGGCCGGTCTTCATCGGCGCGGGCCTGGGCCTGGCGATCGACGTCTGGATCCTCTACCGGGGCTTCGGCTCCTCGTTCCTGCCCGCGCACGCCGCGTGGCCGCCCGGCGTGGCCGCCGCCGAGACCATCAAGGCAGGCGACTCCGGCGGCCGTCAGGCCAAGATCCTCGCCGTGTCCGGCGTCCTCGGCTTCGGCGCCAGCTTCGCCGGTCTGCCGATGTCCGCCGCGGGCGTCGCGCTGATCGGCAACGTCTGGGCGCTCGGAATGTTCGGCGTCGGCCTCCTGGCCGCGCAGTACGCCCCGGTCCTGTTCAACGTCAAGCTCGCCGCGCTCTACGTGCCGCACGGCGTGATGATCGGCGCCGGTCTGGTCGCCCTCGTCCAGGCCGCCCTGCTGCTCCTCGGCCGCCGCTCCAAGAAGTCCGAGGCCAAGGACCCCCGCAGGGAGGGCGCCGAGGAGAAGAAGGCCGCCGCCGCGAAGGCCGACGGCTCCGACGCGGACCTCGAAGACGATCCGTCCATGGTGGACACCGTCACCATCGGCAAGCTCCGCCGCGCCTTCTCCACCGGTTACCTGCTGTACGTCGGTGGCGCCGCGATCCTGGCCGTCCTCGCCGGGGTGCACTCCGAGCTGTCCGTCCCGGCCCTGATCGGCTGGGTCCTGTTCGCCGCGTTCGCCGCGATCGTGCACGAGATCATCGTCGGCCTGGCCGCCATGCACGCGGGCTGGTTCCCCGCCTTCGCCGTCACCCTGATCTTCCTGATCGTCGGCCTGTTCCTCGGCTTCCCCCAGGTGCCCCTCATGGTCCTGGTGGCCTACTGCGCCGCCACCGGCCCCGCGTTCGCCGACATGGGCTACGACCTCAAGGCGGGCTGGCTCCTGCGCCGCGCGCACCGCCCGTACAGCGCCTTCGAGCTGGAGGGCCGCCGCCAGCAGCTCCTCGCCAGCGTCATCGGCTTCGCCGTCGCGGTCGGCGCGGTGGCCCTGCTCTGGCAGAGCTACTTCACCAACGGCGACGTCCCGCCCGTGTCGAAGGTCTACGCCGACACCATCAAGGCCGGCCTCGGCGACCCCGAGGTCCTGCGCAACCTGCTGATCTGGGCCGTCCCCGGCGCGATCATCCAGCTCATCGGCGGCCCCAAGCGCCAGATCGGCGTCCTGCTCGCCACCGGCCTCCTGGTCGCCACCCCGAACGCGGGCTGGCTCGTCCTCGCCGCGCTCGCCCTGCGCGTCCTGTGGGTCCGCAAGCGCGGCCCCGAGGGCGAGAACGACGCCGCCCTGGTCGGCGCGGGCCTCATCGCGGGCGACTCGATCAACTCCGTCGGGAGGATCTTCCGTGGCTGA
- a CDS encoding IclR family transcriptional regulator — protein MADELLTVQRALDVLSLFSATEDTWGVSDAARRLGLGTSQVHRIMATLAGRGFLVADKRTRMYRLGPALIGLGHLAAESDANRQIALPVLNRLAALVGRSAVFNVRQGSRYVLAAAADAPGDLRWELTLGRSYPWYGGAAGHAIFAFRPQEEIDALIASGFDESTETGPHDATTLHSLHTAVRERGFATSTGEVNPHVTSVAAPVRSGSEITGCIAVLGVTHQVAATPELVGHLLAAAAELSDALSRTA, from the coding sequence GTGGCTGACGAGCTGCTCACCGTCCAGCGTGCGCTCGACGTGCTCTCGCTGTTCTCGGCGACCGAGGACACGTGGGGCGTCAGCGACGCCGCGCGCCGCCTCGGTCTGGGCACCTCCCAGGTCCACCGGATCATGGCCACCCTCGCCGGGCGGGGCTTCCTCGTCGCCGACAAGCGCACCCGGATGTACCGGCTGGGGCCCGCGCTGATCGGCCTCGGCCACCTGGCCGCCGAGTCCGACGCCAACCGGCAGATCGCGCTGCCGGTGCTCAACCGGCTGGCCGCCCTCGTGGGCAGGTCCGCCGTGTTCAACGTGCGCCAGGGCTCCCGCTACGTGCTCGCCGCCGCCGCCGACGCGCCCGGCGACCTGCGCTGGGAGCTCACCCTGGGGCGCAGCTACCCCTGGTACGGGGGCGCGGCCGGGCACGCGATCTTCGCGTTCCGGCCCCAGGAGGAGATCGACGCGCTGATCGCCTCCGGCTTCGACGAGTCGACCGAGACCGGCCCGCACGACGCCACCACCCTCCACAGCCTGCACACCGCCGTGCGGGAGCGGGGCTTCGCCACCTCCACCGGTGAGGTGAACCCGCACGTGACCTCGGTCGCCGCTCCCGTCAGATCCGGGAGCGAGATCACGGGCTGCATCGCGGTCCTCGGCGTGACCCACCAGGTCGCCGCCACCCCTGAACTCGTCGGCCACCTGCTCGCGGCCGCCGCCGAACTGTCCGACGCCCTCAGCCGGACAGCGTGA
- a CDS encoding MarR family winged helix-turn-helix transcriptional regulator — MPSEEAPKPLDVAEQRAWALLLGVTTWLPAALDAHLQKEAGISHSEYQVLWWLSASTEKVLHMSQLADSAGVTASHLSRIVARLEKRGWITRNTDPADGRYTQARLTGEGERKVAECAPGYATALRANLFDHLAGDQVDDLATLAYAILRELRPVCVNHLPGEPPA, encoded by the coding sequence GTGCCGAGCGAGGAAGCCCCGAAGCCGTTGGACGTGGCCGAGCAGCGCGCGTGGGCGCTGCTGCTGGGCGTGACCACCTGGCTCCCGGCGGCGCTCGACGCGCACCTGCAGAAGGAAGCCGGGATCAGCCACAGCGAGTACCAGGTGCTGTGGTGGCTCTCCGCGAGCACCGAGAAGGTGCTGCACATGAGCCAGCTCGCCGACAGCGCGGGCGTCACCGCCTCGCACCTGTCGCGGATCGTGGCGCGGCTGGAGAAGCGCGGCTGGATCACCCGCAACACCGACCCGGCGGACGGCCGGTACACCCAGGCCAGGCTGACCGGGGAGGGCGAGCGCAAGGTCGCCGAGTGCGCGCCCGGTTACGCGACGGCGTTGCGCGCCAACCTGTTCGACCACCTCGCCGGGGACCAGGTGGACGACCTGGCGACGCTGGCGTACGCGATCCTGCGCGAGCTGCGGCCGGTGTGCGTGAACCACCTGCCTGGGGAACCGCCCGCCTGA
- a CDS encoding protein kinase domain-containing protein — MPHAGELIAGRYRLESLVGQGAMGVVWRGRDEEQDRVIAVKLLEESVRSADSSAWIAREGRIATRLRHPNAITVHDVVEHDGTPCLVMEYLPSHSLGALLDERGPLPPGEVARIGGLVASALTAAHQAGIVHRDVTPYNILISHDDGDVKITDFGVARAVGEGTVTDARQVVGTPAFLAPEVASGESASHASDVFSLGSTLYTAVEGHPPFGRLEDNPYALLRRAAKGEVTPPRTTGPLADVLVLLMAREPDHRPTMAQARQMLQATAEGKPLPPAARTVPAPGAPPVIAPPPPAAAHQGGRTMMLAVRRQLSLRPMAWAGIAGALLAGGVVLGFALSTTSDDETGSPQAASDPSSSGPATTTTAYSRKVTPSISAPPETEESEEESQAPSGPGGCEATLRITNSWPNGFQGEVVVRNPGGAPVSGWTVSWTATGGETISSSWNGRLNRNSGTVVVSNEGYNGTIQAGGSTNFGFNGSGEPPASPSVSCTAG, encoded by the coding sequence GTGCCACACGCGGGAGAGCTGATCGCCGGTCGCTACCGGCTGGAGTCGCTGGTCGGGCAAGGGGCGATGGGGGTCGTCTGGCGGGGGCGGGACGAGGAGCAGGACCGCGTCATAGCCGTCAAGCTCCTGGAGGAGTCGGTGCGGTCGGCCGACTCCAGCGCGTGGATCGCCCGCGAGGGCCGCATCGCGACCCGGCTGCGGCACCCCAACGCGATCACCGTGCACGACGTCGTGGAGCACGACGGCACCCCGTGCCTGGTCATGGAGTACCTGCCCTCGCACAGCCTCGGCGCCCTGCTGGACGAGCGCGGGCCGCTGCCGCCCGGCGAGGTGGCGCGCATCGGCGGGCTGGTGGCCTCGGCGCTGACCGCCGCGCACCAGGCGGGCATCGTGCACCGGGACGTCACCCCGTACAACATCCTGATCTCGCACGACGACGGCGACGTCAAGATCACCGACTTCGGCGTGGCGCGGGCGGTCGGCGAGGGGACGGTCACCGACGCGCGGCAGGTCGTGGGCACCCCGGCGTTCCTGGCGCCCGAGGTGGCGTCGGGCGAGTCGGCCTCGCACGCGTCGGACGTGTTCTCGCTGGGCTCGACCCTGTACACCGCCGTCGAGGGGCACCCGCCGTTCGGCAGGCTGGAGGACAACCCGTACGCCCTGCTGCGCCGCGCCGCGAAGGGCGAGGTGACCCCGCCGCGCACCACCGGCCCGCTCGCGGACGTGCTGGTGCTGCTGATGGCCCGCGAGCCCGACCACCGCCCGACCATGGCGCAGGCCCGCCAGATGCTCCAGGCCACCGCCGAGGGCAAACCCCTGCCGCCCGCCGCGCGCACCGTGCCCGCCCCCGGCGCTCCCCCGGTGATCGCGCCCCCGCCGCCCGCCGCCGCCCACCAGGGCGGCCGGACGATGATGCTGGCGGTGCGCAGGCAGCTGTCGCTGCGGCCGATGGCCTGGGCGGGCATCGCGGGCGCGCTGCTCGCGGGCGGCGTCGTGCTCGGCTTCGCGCTGTCCACGACCTCGGACGACGAGACCGGGTCGCCGCAGGCCGCGTCCGACCCGTCGAGCAGCGGGCCAGCGACGACGACCACGGCGTACTCGCGCAAGGTCACCCCGAGCATCTCGGCGCCCCCGGAGACCGAGGAGTCGGAGGAGGAGTCGCAGGCCCCCTCCGGCCCCGGCGGCTGCGAGGCGACGCTGAGGATCACCAACTCCTGGCCGAACGGGTTCCAGGGCGAGGTCGTGGTGCGCAACCCCGGCGGCGCGCCGGTGAGCGGCTGGACGGTGAGCTGGACGGCGACGGGCGGCGAGACGATCTCGTCGTCGTGGAACGGCAGGCTGAACCGGAACAGCGGCACGGTGGTCGTGTCGAACGAGGGCTACAACGGCACGATCCAGGCCGGGGGGAGCACGAACTTCGGGTTCAACGGCTCGGGCGAGCCGCCCGCGTCCCCGTCGGTGAGCTGCACGGCGGGCTGA
- a CDS encoding pectate lyase, with translation MGALVVALVAWPSAPPASAAVSAGTYVVTNGGSGQCLDSGGGASGSQLQQASCGGSASQRWTLAAVSGGFRITSAAGLCAGVRDDSTSAGKVVEQVACGSTGSQTWTLAESGGNHRVVNANGGKCLNTKDNSTASGAPVQTNSCDGAATKQWSFTTSGGGNPTTTTTTTGGGGPTTTTTPPPGGGTGDGPWPSDTGSVHQTTTKNAGTFFDGGLKRYYGIGDGGQGESQDPMFVVANGGTIQNVIIDAPAGDGIHCEGSCTIRNVWWNDVGEDAATFKSASSSATYLVDGGGAKSGADKVFQHNGAGTLTIRNFQVHSSGKLYRACGNCSTSYQRHVVLDGVTARSTKVLVGINTNWGDTARFSRVTVHGSTTVCEKYQGVPKGSEPKKIGEGADGKNCLYQPSDITQR, from the coding sequence GTGGGGGCTCTGGTGGTCGCGCTGGTGGCCTGGCCGAGCGCCCCGCCCGCGTCGGCCGCGGTGAGCGCGGGCACGTACGTGGTCACCAACGGCGGCAGCGGGCAGTGCCTCGACTCGGGCGGCGGCGCGAGCGGGTCGCAGTTGCAGCAGGCGTCGTGCGGCGGCTCCGCGAGCCAGCGGTGGACCCTCGCGGCGGTCAGCGGCGGCTTCCGCATCACCTCGGCGGCGGGCCTGTGCGCCGGGGTGCGGGACGACTCCACCTCGGCGGGCAAGGTCGTCGAGCAGGTCGCGTGCGGCAGCACCGGCAGCCAGACCTGGACCCTCGCGGAGAGCGGCGGCAACCACCGGGTGGTCAACGCCAACGGCGGGAAGTGCTTGAACACCAAGGACAACTCGACCGCGTCGGGCGCGCCGGTGCAGACCAACTCCTGCGACGGCGCGGCCACCAAGCAGTGGTCGTTCACCACCTCGGGCGGCGGCAACCCGACCACCACCACGACCACGACCGGCGGTGGCGGCCCCACGACCACCACCACCCCGCCACCCGGCGGCGGCACCGGCGACGGCCCGTGGCCGAGCGACACCGGCAGCGTGCACCAGACCACGACGAAGAACGCGGGGACCTTCTTCGACGGCGGCCTCAAGCGCTACTACGGCATCGGCGACGGCGGCCAGGGCGAGAGCCAGGACCCGATGTTCGTCGTCGCCAACGGCGGCACGATCCAGAACGTCATCATCGACGCGCCCGCCGGTGACGGCATCCACTGCGAGGGCTCCTGCACGATCCGCAACGTGTGGTGGAACGACGTCGGCGAGGACGCGGCCACGTTCAAGTCCGCCAGCTCCTCGGCGACCTACCTGGTCGACGGCGGCGGCGCGAAGTCCGGGGCCGACAAGGTGTTCCAGCACAACGGGGCCGGGACGCTGACCATCCGCAACTTCCAGGTGCACAGCTCCGGCAAGCTCTACCGGGCCTGCGGGAACTGCTCCACCTCGTACCAGCGGCACGTGGTGCTGGACGGGGTCACCGCGCGCTCGACCAAGGTCCTGGTGGGGATCAACACCAACTGGGGCGACACGGCCCGGTTCTCGCGGGTCACCGTCCACGGCAGCACGACGGTGTGCGAGAAGTACCAGGGCGTGCCGAAGGGCAGCGAGCCCAAGAAGATCGGCGAGGGGGCGGACGGCAAGAACTGCCTGTACCAGCCCTCGGACATCACCCAGCGGTGA
- a CDS encoding FAD-dependent oxidoreductase has product MGRIAVIGAGVVGLTVAHELSAAGHEVEVVAGADHSGSVSSVAAAIWFPHAVGSSERVLESGRVTGERLAALAADPATGVRLRTGTVLSRRPDPDRSWTAAVPAWREAGAGEVPEGARGVVVTLPVAVTDVYLDWLRARVERRGVVFRAAELVEPEDVGAGFDAVVVAAGLGSGALLGDPEVHPIRGQVVRLANPGLTRWVTDDDNPGGLTYVVPRDGDVVCGGTGDVGEWGTEPDPEVEAAILRRATALAPELAGCPVVSRAVGLRPARPRVRLEVVPGRGLPVVACYGHGGAGFTLSWGEAAEVVRVVGGLGV; this is encoded by the coding sequence ATGGGGCGAATCGCCGTGATCGGCGCCGGGGTGGTCGGGTTGACGGTGGCGCACGAGCTGTCGGCGGCCGGGCACGAGGTCGAGGTGGTGGCCGGGGCCGACCACTCGGGGTCGGTGTCGTCGGTGGCCGCCGCGATCTGGTTCCCGCACGCCGTGGGCAGCTCAGAGCGGGTGCTGGAGTCCGGGAGGGTGACCGGCGAGCGGCTGGCCGCGCTGGCGGCGGACCCGGCGACGGGCGTGCGGCTGCGCACCGGCACCGTGCTGTCCCGCAGGCCCGACCCCGACCGGTCGTGGACGGCGGCCGTGCCCGCGTGGCGGGAGGCGGGCGCGGGCGAGGTGCCGGAGGGCGCGCGCGGGGTCGTGGTGACCCTGCCGGTGGCGGTGACGGACGTGTACCTGGACTGGTTGCGGGCGCGGGTGGAGCGGCGGGGCGTGGTGTTCCGCGCGGCCGAGCTGGTCGAGCCGGAGGACGTGGGCGCGGGGTTCGACGCGGTGGTGGTCGCGGCCGGGCTGGGCTCGGGGGCGCTGCTGGGCGACCCGGAGGTTCACCCGATCCGGGGCCAGGTGGTGCGCCTGGCCAACCCCGGCCTGACCCGCTGGGTGACCGACGACGACAACCCCGGCGGCCTGACCTACGTGGTGCCGCGCGACGGGGACGTGGTGTGCGGCGGGACCGGCGACGTGGGCGAGTGGGGCACCGAGCCGGACCCGGAGGTGGAGGCGGCGATCCTGCGCCGGGCGACCGCGCTGGCGCCGGAGCTGGCAGGCTGCCCGGTGGTGTCGCGCGCGGTGGGCCTGCGCCCGGCGCGGCCTCGGGTGCGGCTGGAGGTGGTGCCGGGGCGGGGGCTGCCGGTGGTGGCGTGCTACGGGCACGGCGGGGCGGGGTTCACGCTGTCCTGGGGCGAGGCGGCCGAGGTGGTGCGGGTGGTCGGCGGGCTGGGGGTCTAG
- the map gene encoding type I methionyl aminopeptidase, whose protein sequence is MIELKTPAEIDRMHVTGRFVAEVLTEVGNLADVGVNLMDIEHHVRGLIKQRGAESCYWDYAPSFGEGPFRNVICLSVNDAVLHGLPHDYALRDGDVLSADIAVSIDGWAADSARTVIVGTPDEQDQRIIRATEVALEAGIDAARPGNKLGDISAAIGAVAAEFGYKVNTEFGGHGIGRTMHEDLHVPNKGKAGRGLKLRPGLTLALEPWLARTTDRIVYDEDGWTIRSADGSRTAHSEHTVAITEDGPVVLTRREGEQR, encoded by the coding sequence GTGATCGAGCTGAAGACGCCTGCGGAGATCGACCGCATGCACGTGACCGGGCGGTTCGTCGCCGAGGTGCTCACCGAGGTGGGGAACCTGGCCGACGTGGGCGTCAACCTGATGGACATCGAGCACCACGTGCGCGGCCTGATCAAGCAGCGCGGGGCCGAGTCCTGCTACTGGGACTACGCGCCCTCCTTCGGCGAGGGGCCGTTCCGCAACGTCATCTGCCTGTCCGTCAACGACGCCGTCCTGCACGGCCTGCCGCACGACTACGCCCTGCGCGACGGCGACGTGCTCAGCGCCGACATCGCCGTCAGCATCGACGGCTGGGCCGCGGACTCGGCGCGCACGGTCATCGTCGGCACCCCGGACGAGCAGGACCAGCGGATCATCCGCGCCACCGAGGTCGCCCTGGAGGCGGGCATCGACGCGGCGCGCCCCGGCAACAAGCTGGGCGACATCTCGGCCGCGATCGGCGCCGTGGCGGCGGAGTTCGGGTACAAGGTGAACACCGAGTTCGGCGGCCACGGCATCGGGCGCACGATGCACGAGGACCTGCACGTGCCCAACAAGGGCAAGGCCGGTCGCGGCCTCAAGCTGCGGCCCGGCCTGACGCTGGCCCTGGAGCCGTGGCTGGCGCGCACGACGGACCGGATCGTCTACGACGAGGACGGCTGGACCATCCGCTCGGCGGACGGCTCCCGCACCGCCCACTCCGAGCACACCGTCGCGATCACCGAGGACGGGCCCGTGGTGCTCACCCGGCGTGAGGGCGAGCAGCGCTGA
- the pepE gene encoding dipeptidase PepE, whose protein sequence is MDLLLFSNSTNHGGRPYAHALPEIRDFLAGVEDALFVPYALADHDAYTAKVADAFAPAGVALRGLHREADPVAAVASAGAVVVGGGNTFRLLRSLQGQGLDVAIREAVRAGTARYVGASAGTNITAPTIRTTNDMPIVEPGSFAALGLVPFQINPHFIDADPTSTHMGETRETRLLEFLEENDVPVLGLREGTHLRVSGDGRARSCVVGGTSVAVRGGGPAIVFRRGKDPEEVSGDVSSLLDERVAFDG, encoded by the coding sequence GTGGACCTGCTGCTCTTCTCGAACTCGACCAATCACGGCGGGCGTCCCTACGCCCACGCGCTGCCCGAGATCCGCGACTTCCTCGCCGGTGTCGAGGACGCGCTCTTCGTGCCCTACGCGCTCGCCGACCACGACGCGTACACCGCGAAGGTCGCCGACGCGTTCGCCCCCGCGGGGGTGGCCCTGCGGGGGCTGCACCGCGAGGCCGACCCGGTGGCGGCGGTGGCGTCGGCGGGCGCGGTCGTCGTCGGCGGCGGCAACACGTTCCGGTTGCTGCGCTCCCTGCAGGGGCAGGGGTTGGACGTGGCGATCCGCGAGGCGGTGCGCGCCGGGACGGCCCGGTACGTGGGCGCCAGCGCGGGCACCAACATCACCGCGCCGACCATCCGGACGACCAACGACATGCCGATCGTGGAGCCGGGGTCGTTCGCGGCGCTGGGGCTGGTGCCGTTCCAGATCAACCCGCACTTCATCGACGCGGACCCGACCAGCACGCACATGGGCGAGACGCGGGAGACCAGGCTGCTGGAGTTCCTGGAGGAGAACGACGTCCCGGTGCTCGGGCTGCGGGAGGGCACGCACCTGCGGGTGTCCGGGGACGGGCGCGCGCGGTCGTGCGTGGTCGGCGGGACGTCGGTCGCGGTGCGCGGGGGCGGGCCTGCGATCGTGTTCCGGCGGGGGAAGGACCCGGAGGAGGTGTCCGGGGACGTCAGCTCGCTGCTGGACGAGCGGGTGGCGTTCGACGGCTGA
- a CDS encoding NADP-dependent oxidoreductase, producing MRAARYHEYGPVDVLTVDDDVVEPHAKPGEVRIAVGAASVNPVDWKVRAGYLAKLFDLPVEQQPPGIAAFAIDLPAIPGRDAAGVVDEVGEGVTGVAVGDLVFGLGGLGGATAEHAVLSAWARVPSTWTVEQAAAAGLAVVTAGGALDALGDVEGRTVLIEGAAGGVGSTAVRLAVARGAKVIGTASERNHDYLTELGAVPTTYGEGLAERVAALGGADLVLDAAGSGSLADLVAIAGGPDAVVTVADQVNAPALGVRSLGAENNPVLLAEAAELGERGGYTPHVSRVFALDEVAQAHAHVEEGHVRGKVVVRI from the coding sequence ATGCGCGCAGCGCGCTACCACGAGTACGGCCCCGTCGACGTGCTCACCGTCGACGACGACGTCGTCGAGCCGCACGCCAAACCCGGCGAGGTCCGGATCGCGGTGGGCGCGGCCAGCGTCAACCCGGTCGACTGGAAGGTCCGCGCCGGCTACCTGGCCAAGCTCTTCGACCTGCCCGTCGAGCAGCAGCCGCCCGGCATCGCGGCCTTCGCCATCGACCTGCCCGCCATCCCCGGCCGGGACGCCGCGGGCGTCGTGGACGAGGTCGGCGAGGGCGTCACCGGCGTCGCGGTCGGCGACCTCGTGTTCGGCCTCGGCGGCCTCGGCGGCGCCACCGCCGAGCACGCGGTCCTCTCCGCCTGGGCGCGCGTGCCGTCCACCTGGACCGTCGAGCAGGCCGCCGCGGCGGGCCTGGCCGTGGTCACCGCCGGGGGAGCGCTCGACGCGCTCGGCGACGTGGAGGGCCGCACCGTCCTGATCGAGGGCGCGGCGGGCGGGGTGGGCAGCACCGCCGTGCGGCTCGCCGTCGCGCGCGGCGCGAAGGTCATCGGCACCGCGAGCGAGCGCAACCACGACTACCTGACCGAGCTGGGCGCGGTGCCCACCACCTACGGCGAGGGCTTGGCCGAGCGGGTCGCGGCGCTCGGCGGCGCCGACCTCGTCCTCGACGCGGCCGGGTCCGGATCGCTGGCCGACCTCGTGGCCATCGCGGGCGGCCCCGACGCGGTCGTCACCGTCGCCGACCAGGTGAACGCGCCCGCGCTGGGCGTGCGCTCCCTCGGCGCCGAGAACAACCCGGTGCTGCTGGCCGAGGCCGCCGAGCTCGGCGAGCGCGGCGGGTACACCCCCCACGTGTCGCGGGTGTTCGCGCTGGACGAGGTCGCGCAGGCGCACGCGCACGTCGAGGAGGGCCACGTGCGCGGCAAGGTCGTCGTGCGGATCTGA
- a CDS encoding AroM family protein, whose amino-acid sequence MADPTTAPEPVTLGVVTIGQTPRADLTPELRAWLPGVRIVERGALDGVTPEQIAEWAPAEGDEVLTTRLRDGGSAIVGHHHIAPRVRAAVADLEEAGVDAVYLACTGEFGELEHRGPVLRPEFMIGHAVAAIAAGMTTVGVLVPLEEQRRHPDTKYAPLDAEVVVAVATPYAGSPEAVAEGLRSAAAEFKAAGAQLIVADCIGYTQAMREVLVAELNVPVVLARSVVARLAAELLDRGAAV is encoded by the coding sequence GTGGCTGACCCGACCACCGCCCCCGAGCCCGTCACCCTGGGCGTCGTCACCATCGGCCAGACCCCGCGCGCCGACCTCACCCCCGAACTGCGCGCCTGGCTGCCCGGCGTGCGGATCGTGGAGCGCGGCGCCCTGGACGGCGTCACCCCCGAGCAGATCGCCGAGTGGGCCCCCGCCGAGGGCGACGAGGTCCTCACCACCCGCCTGCGCGACGGCGGCTCCGCGATCGTCGGCCACCACCACATCGCCCCCAGGGTGCGAGCGGCGGTCGCCGACCTTGAGGAGGCCGGGGTGGACGCCGTCTACCTGGCCTGCACCGGAGAGTTCGGCGAACTGGAGCACCGGGGCCCGGTCCTGCGCCCCGAGTTCATGATCGGCCACGCGGTCGCGGCGATCGCCGCCGGGATGACCACCGTGGGCGTGCTGGTGCCCCTGGAAGAGCAGAGGCGCCACCCCGACACCAAGTACGCCCCCCTGGACGCCGAGGTCGTGGTGGCCGTGGCCACCCCGTACGCCGGCTCACCCGAGGCCGTGGCCGAGGGCCTGCGGTCCGCCGCAGCCGAGTTCAAGGCCGCGGGCGCACAACTGATCGTCGCCGACTGCATCGGCTACACCCAGGCGATGCGCGAGGTCCTGGTGGCGGAACTGAACGTGCCCGTGGTGCTGGCCCGCTCCGTCGTCGCCCGCCTGGCCGCCGAGCTGCTCGACCGGGGAGCGGCGGTATGA